In a single window of the Elaeis guineensis isolate ETL-2024a chromosome 4, EG11, whole genome shotgun sequence genome:
- the LOC140857139 gene encoding tobamovirus multiplication protein 2A-like yields MACRGFWECLLKLLNFLLMLTGLAMVGYGAYLLVEWMKISSSEDDGPISPVGDNYELLKLGRPMLAVATLSDSILDKLPKAWFIYLFIGIGVILFIISCFGCIGVVMRNGCCISCYSFLVILLILVELGAAAFIFFDHRWKDVIPADKTGDFDMIYDFLKKNWKIAKWVALGAVILEALLFLLALMVRAANTPADYDSDDEYITPASGIRQPLMHRQGVPATGVPVHGTLDQRPSRNDAWSQRMREKYGLDTSEFTYNPLDPSRHQQASAPPPDERGRCTIL; encoded by the exons ATGGCGTGTCGAGGGTTTTGGGAATGCCTACTGAAGCTTCTCAATTTCTTGCTGATGCTCACCGGATTGGCGATGGTGGGGTATGGTGCGTACTTGCTGGTGGAGTGGATGAAGATTTCTTCCAGTGAAGATGATGGTCCGATATCGCCTGTTGGTGATAATTACGAATTATTGAAGCTTGGCCGACCCATGCTTGCAGTTGCTACTCTGTCCGACAGTATTCTTGATAAACTCCCCAAAGCTTG GTTCATTTACTTGTTCATCGGTATTGGAGTTATTCTCTTCATCATATCTTGCTTTGGTTGTATTGGAGTAGTAATGAGGAATGGATGCTGCATATCTTGC TATTCTTTCTTGGTGATCTTGTTGATCCTTGTTGAGCTGGGAGCTGCAGCTTTCATATTCTTTGATCATAGATGGAAAGAT GTAATTCCAGCTGATAAAACAGGGGATTTTGACATGATATACGATTTTTTAAAGAAGAACTGGAAGATAGCAAAATGGGTTGCTCTTGGAGCTGTTATTCTGGAG GCATTGTTGTTCTTGTTAGCTCTTATGGTGAGAGCAGCAAACACACCTGCTGACTACGACAGTGATGATGAGTATATCACCCCAGCATCTGGCATCCGGCAACCATTGATGCATCGACAAGGAGTTCCAGCAACTGGGGTGCCTGTACATGGTACACTGGATCAACGTCCAAGCAGGAATGATGCGTGGAGCCAGAGGATGAGAGAAAAG TATGGTCTTGATACCTCCGAGTTCACCTACAACCCATTAGACCCGAGCAGGCATCAACAAGCCTCAGCACCTCCTCCAGATGAAAGGGGCCGTTGTACCATACTGTGA
- the LOC105043832 gene encoding LOW QUALITY PROTEIN: putative ABC transporter C family member 15 (The sequence of the model RefSeq protein was modified relative to this genomic sequence to represent the inferred CDS: inserted 1 base in 1 codon) → MATDKLILFWKGLFMFLHLFFISSFSFQLLLNKIYKSYRRKYRTNEEGIQNCAAAKHTLDDINLGISYQASKVCCSLILASHLVSFFSLLLKGNERYCKFIFSVSAEITQLISWIVLLVTIYSFRQTRSVKLPLIIRAWLTCSFILSAICIAFDIHXIVLHNAFLGLEECIDLLNLLFCAYLFAISVRGATGITFDYSNIREPLLHTPTEKHGETKRQSPYGNASLPQLVTFSWLNPLFATGVKKPLDQDEIPDVDIKDSAEFLSHSFDSYLTSVKEKHGLQSSSVYRAILLFIRKKAAINASFAVVAASASYVGPSLINSLVSFLGGKRENGLKSGYILALAFLSAKIVETVAQRQWIFGARQLGMRVRAALISHIYQKGLRLSCQARQNHTSGEIINYMSVDIQRITDLMWYANIIWMLPIQVSLAIYVLHNSLGLGAFAGLAATVMLMACNIPLTRTQKRFQSKIMEAKDDRMKATSEVLRNMKILKLQAWDVQYLHKLEALRNIEYKWLWKSLRLLAMTAFIFWGAPAFISGVTFGSCILMGIPLTAGRVLSALATFRMLQEPIFSLPDLLSVLAQGKVSADRIASYLQEDEIKSDAVELIPRNEAEFDIEIDHGMFSWDLESKFLTLEEIELKVSRGMKVAICGTVGSGKSSLLSCILGEIPKLGGTVRISGTKAYVPQSPWILSGNIRENILFGKPFDSEKYEKTIQACALKKDFELFACGDLTEIGERGINMSGGQKQRIQIARAVYQDADIYLLDDPFSAVDAHTGTQLFKDCLMGVLRDKTILYVTHQVEFLPAADLILLMQHGRIAQAGRFHELLQQNIGFQVLVGAHSQALESILNAENSSRLLLTDESETPKTSSSNESDGENTANTQFQNIERQESEQDLCQDIADRGKLMQDEERERGSIGKEVYWSYLTAVRGGALVPIIVTAQSLFQILQVASNYWMAWASPPTTATDPVVGISLLFLVYILLSIGSALCVLVRAMLVAITGLLTSQKFFENMLNCILRAPMSFFDSTPTGRILNRASTDQSVLDLEISGKLGWCAFSIIQILGTIAVMSQVAWPVFAIFIPVTAICIWYQQYYIPTARELARLSGIQRAPILHHFAESLAGAAAIRAFRQEIRFSNANLSLVDNHSRPWFHNVSAMEWLSFRLNLLSNFVFAFSLILLVSLPEGFINPSIAGLAVTYGLNLNSQLATIIWNACNAENKMISVERILQYSRIRSEAPLLIEECRPPISWPEIGTINFRNLEVRYAEHLPSVLKNITCAIPGRKKVGVVGRTGSGKSTLIQALFRIVEPREGTIEIDDVDICKIGLHDLRSRLSIIPQDPTMFEGTIRGNLDPLNEFPDNRIWEVLDKCQLGDLIHQTEKKLDSTVVENGENWSVGQRQLFCLGRALLKRSSILVLDEATASVDSATDGIIQVTIRQEFNNCTVLTIAHRIHTVIDSDLILVLSEGRILEYDTPAKLLEREDSSFSKLIKEYSLRSQSVNHVTNSASNIF, encoded by the exons ATGGCCACAGATAAGCTCATCTTGTTTTGGAAGGGTCTATTCATGTTTCTCCATCTCTTCTTTATCAGCAGCTTCTCCTTCCAGCTTCTACTAAATAAAATCTACAAATCATACAGAAGGAAATACAGGACCAACGAGGAAGGGATACAAAATTGCGCTGCTGCAAAACATACACTTGATGACATAAACTTGGGTATCTCATACCAAGCCAGCAAAGTGTGTTGCTCTTTAATATTAGCCAGCCACTTGGTGTCATTTTTTTCATTGCTGCTAAAAGGAAATGAGAGGTATTGCAAGTTCATATTCTCAGTTTCAGCAGAAATAACACAGTTGATATCATGGATAGTTTTGTTGGTGACCATTTATAGTTTCCGGCAGACAAGATCAGTAAAACTTCCATTGATTATAAGAGCATGGTTGACATGCAGCTTCATCCTGTCAGCAATCTGCATAGCTTTTGATATAC TCATCGTTTTACACAATGCATTTCTAGGGTTGGAAGAATGTATAGATCTATTAAATCTTCTTTTCTGCGCATATCTGTTTGCCATTTCAGTCAGAGGAGCAACAGGGATCACTTTTGACTATAGTAACATCAGAGAACCACTACTGCACACACCAACAGAAAAGCATGGGGAGACTAAGAGGCAATCACCATATGGGAACGCAAGCCTTCCACAACTTGTCACTTTCTCTTGGCTTAACCCCCTTTTTGCTACAGGAGTCAAGAAGCCTCTGGATCAGGATGAAATACCTGATGTCGATATAAAAGACTCTGCTGAGTTCCTTTCACACTCATTTGACAGCTACTTGACTAGTGTAAAAGAAAAGCATGGCTTGCAGTCTTCATCTGTTTACAGAGCAATACTCCTGTTTATCAGGAAAAAAGCTGCAATCAATGCAAGCTTTGCAGTTGTTGCTGCAAGTGCCTCTTACGTAGGACCTTCATTGATTAATTCCCTTGTTAGTTTCCTAGGTGGAAAGAGGGAGAATGGATTGAAAAGTGGATACATACTCGCACTTGCATTCCTAAGTGCCAAAATTGTGGAGACAGTGGCTCAGAGGCAGTGGATTTTTGGAGCTCGACAGCTTGGAATGCGCGTAAGAGCAGCATTAATATCTCACATATACCAAAAGGGCCTTCGTTTATCATGCCAGGCTCGGCAGAACCATACCAGTGGAGAAATAATCAACTATATGAGTGTCGATATTCAAAGAATTACAGATCTTATGTGGTATGCAAACATAATATGGATGCTACCCATACAGGTTTCTCTTGCAATCTATGTTCTTCACAACAGTCTGGGCCTTGGAGCTTTTGCTGGATTAGCAGCAACAGTCATGCTAATGGCATGCAACATTCCTCTCACTAGAACACAGAAACGTTTCCAGTCCAAGATTATGGAAGCAAAAGATGATCGAATGAAAGCGACCTCAGAAGTTCTCCGAAACATGAAGATTTTGAAACTTCAAGCTTGGGATGTCCAGTACCTTCACAAATTAGAAGCTTTGCGAAACATTGAGTATAAGTGGTTGTGGAAGTCTCTAAGACTGCTAGCAATGACAGCATTTATATTCTGGGGAGCACCCGCATTTATATCGGGAGTAACATTTGGATCATGTATACTCATGGGAATACCTCTAACAGCAGGGAGAGTTTTATCTGCATTGGCAACTTTTAGGATGCTCCAAGAACCCATATTCAGTCTTCCAGATTTGCTTTCAGTACTTGCACAGGGAAAAGTTTCGGCTGACAGGATAGCCTCATACCTCCAAGAAGATGAAATAAAATCTGATGCAGTTGAGCTGATACCTAGAAATGAAGCAGAATTTGACattgaaattgatcatgggatgttcaGTTGGGACCTAGAATCCAAATTTCTAACGCTTGAAGAAATAGAATTGAAGGTGAGCAGGGGCATGAAAGTGGCCATTTGTGGGACCGTTGGCTCAGGAAAGTCTAGCTTACTCTCATGCATATTAGGAGAAATACCAAAACTGGGAGGGACAGTAAGAATAAGTGGCACTAAAGCATATGTTCCTCAGTCCCCATGGATACTTTCTGGCAACATTAGAGAAAACATTCTCTTTGGCAAACCATTTGACAGTGAGAAATATGAAAAGACAATTCAGGCTTGTGCACTAAAGAAGGATTTTGAGCTCTTTGCCTGTGGGGACCTGACAGAGATTGGAGAGAGAGGAATTAATATGAGCGGAGGACAGAAGCAACGGATCCAGATTGCAAGAGCAGTATACCAGGATGCTGATATATACCTTCTTGATGACCCTTTCAGTGCTGTGGATGCTCATACAGGCACACAACTTTTTAAG GATTGCCTAATGGGGGTTCTTAGAGACAAGACCATACTTTATGTTACGCACCAAGTCGAGTTTCTTCCAGCAGCAGACCTTATCCTG CTGATGCAGCATGGAAGAATTGCACAAGCTGGAAGATTtcatgagcttctacaacaaaaTATAGGATTTCAGGTGTTGGTTGGAGCTCACAGCCAAGCTCTTGAATCAATACTTAATGCCGAAAATTCAAGCAGATTGTTGCTGACAGATGAAAGTGAAACTCCGAAAACATCAAGCAGCAATGAGTCTGATGGAGAAAATACAGCAAATACTCAGTTCCAAAATATTGAGAGGCAAGAGTCTGAACAGGATCTCTGCCAAGATATTGCTGACAGAGGGAAGCTAATGCAAGATGAGGAAAGGGAAAGAGGAAGCATTGGCAAAGAGGTTTATTGGTCATACCTGACTGCAGTGCGAGGAGGTGCATTAGTCCCAATAATAGTCACAGCACAATCACTATTCCAAATACTGCAAGTAGCGAGCAACTACTGGATGGCTTGGGCTTCTCCTCCAACAACAGCTACGGATCCAGTTGTGGGAATTAGTCTTCTGTTCTTGGTATATATACTTCTTTCAATCGGAAGTGCATTGTGTGTGTTGGTCCGAGCAATGCTTGTAGCAATAACCGGCCTTTTGACATCACAAAAGTTCTTTGAAAACATGCTAAATTGCATCCTTCGTGCTCCAATGTCTTTCTTTGATTCCACTCCAACAGGGAGGATCCTAAACAGG GCTTCTACCGACCAAAGTGTGCTAGACTTGGAAATATCAGGAAAATTAGGCTGGTGTGCATTCTCGATTATACAAATTCTAGGGACCATTGCAGTGATGTCGCAGGTTGCATGGCCAGTTTTTGCCATATTCATTCCAGTGACAGCAATTTGCATCTGGTATCAA CAATACTATATACCAACTGCAAGAGAGTTGGCTCGTTTGTCAGGAATTCAAAGAGCTCCAATCCTTCATCATTTTGCAGAGTCACTTGCCGGAGCTGCAGCTATTAGAGCATTTCGACAAGAAATTCGTTTCAGCAATGCAAACCTTAGTCTTGTTGACAACCACTCAAGGCCATGGTTCCATAATGTTTCTGCAATGGAATGGCTTTCCTTCAGACTGAACCTACTGTCAAATTTTGTGTTTGCATTCTCATTGATTTTGCTCGTGAGCCTTCCTGAAGGATTTATTAATCCAA GCATTGCAGGATTGGCAGTGACCTATGGCTTAAATCTCAATTCACAACTAGCAACTATCATCTGGAATGCATGCAATGCAGAAAATAAAATGATCTCAGTTGAAAGAATACTGCAGTACTCAAGGATCCGCAGTGAAGCTCCTTTATTGATTGAAGAGTGTCGACCACCAATCAGTTGGCCAGAAATTGGAACTATAAACTTTAGGAACTTGGAG GTTAGGTATGCTGAACACCTGCCATCAGTTTTGAAGAACATAACTTGCGCAATTCCAGGAAGAAAAAAAGTCGGTGTCGTAGGACGAACTGGGAGTGGAAAATCAACTCTAATACAAGCTCTTTTCCGCATCGTCGAACCAAGAGAAGGAACCATTGAAATTGATGATGTGGACATCTGCAAGATAGGCCTTCATGACTTGCGATCCAGACTTAGCATTATTCCACAAGATCCAACGATGTTCGAGGGAACAATAAGAGGAAATCTTGATCCACTGAATGAATTCCCAGATAACAGGATATGGGAG GTACTAGACAAGTGTCAACTTGGTGATCTGATACACCAGACTGAAAAGAAGCTGGATTCAACAG TTGTTGAAAATGGAGAGAATTGGAGCGTTGGTCAGAGACAGCTATTTTGTCTTGGAAGAGCTCTGCTGAAGAGGAGCAGCATCCTTGTGCTTGATGAAGCAACAGCCTCTGTTGACTCTGCTACTGATGGAATCATACAAGTAACAATTCGTCAAGAATTCAACAACTGCACGGTTCTCACCATAGCTCACAGAATTCATACAGTCATAGATAGTGATCTCATTCTGGTCCTCAGTGAAG GAAGAATTCTTGAATATGACACCCCAGCCAAATTACTGGAAAGAGAGGATTCATCATTCTCTAAGCTCATAAAGGAGTACTCTTTGAGATCACAGAGTGTGAACCATGTAACAAACAGTGCAAGTAACATTTTTTAA